GACCTCATCATCCGCTCCGCTTTGTCGCGGCACGAAAGCCGAGGGCTTCACTATGTCCTCGATTTTCCGGACATGCTGCCGGAGGCGAAGGACACCGTTCTCGTTCCCTAAGCCACGTCCTCCGTTTCGAACGCCAGCAAGTCGCCGGGCTGGCAGGCCAATGCCTCGCAAATTGCTTCGAGGGTCGAGAAGCGGATGGCGCGTGCCTTACCGGTTTTGAGGATCGACAGGTTGGCGAGCGTGATGTCGACGCGTTCCGCCAATTCGGTAAGCGTCATCCGACGATCGTGGAGTAGCTCGTCGAGCTTGACGGCGATTGCCATCAGACCATGCCTTCAAGGTCTTCGCGCATCAGCGTCCCTTCGGCAAAGACGCGGGCGAGAATGAAGGTCAGGATGACGGCGAGCCAGCCGTTGAGCGAAAAGCCGGCGTCGAGATGGAATTCATGCCCCGAGGTGGAGATGGCCTTCCCGATCCCGCCGATCACTATGCTCAGCAATTGCAGCGCGAGCAGGATCCAGGCGATGGCCTGCAGGCGGTAGGCGTTCTCCGCGACGAACGGGTCGCCTGCCCGAACGGTGTCGACTATGGCGAGCAGGCGCTTCAGCAGCGGATAGTTCAGCGCGATGGCGACCAGGCCGAGTGCCGCGATCGCGCGCATGCCGACCAGCACCGCGCCAGCGTTTGGCGCGTCGGCGACCCCGAGCGCCTTCATCGTCCACGCTTCGTTGATGAAGGTGTAGCTAAGGAGTGCAAGGACGCAGGCGAAGAAGACCCAGTTAAGGACGATTAGGATGCGCAGCGTCACGTAGGCGATTGGGAGCAGCGCGGAGCGGTCTTTGGGCATCGGTTCATCTTTCCAACGAATCATTACCGATAAACAATATGTAACTTATTGTTTATCGGCAAGTCCTTTCTCGCCGCTCTTGCCAATGCGGTCCGGAACTCGTGTCAGTGCGGCATAAAAAGGGGAACCCGGCATGCCGTCAGAAATCAGGATTCTCGCACTCGGCGCACTGCTGCTGTTCGTGCACATCTTCGTCGCGATTCGATTCAAGACGGCGCAATACGGCCGCAATTGGAATGTCGGCGCGCGCGACGAAGCGCTGCCCCCGCCGAGCCCCGTCACCGGCCGCGCGGTGCGCGCGCAAGGCAATTTCGCCGAAACGTTTCCGATCGCCATCGTCGCATTGGCCGGCGTCGTGCTTGCGGGCCGGACCAGCAATCTGACCGCGATCGGCGGCTGGATCTGGCTGGCGGCACGCGTCGTCTATTTGCCGCTCTATGTTGCCGGCGTGCCGGTCGTGCGCACGCTCGTGTTCACCATCAGCATGATCGGCCTGGCGATTGTCCTGTACCCGCTGCTGATCGGCTAATTTTCGATCGAGCGGAAGTTCACGAAGTTGACGCAGCAGGGCGTCGAATCCGGGATTCTTCCACTTCATGCACTTCGGCGGATTTCCGCAAGAAATTTCCTCGCCGAGGCCAGCGCGGTTCGACAGCCTGTGCCTTCGAGCG
This portion of the Sphingomonas limnosediminicola genome encodes:
- a CDS encoding helix-turn-helix transcriptional regulator, whose product is MAIAVKLDELLHDRRMTLTELAERVDITLANLSILKTGKARAIRFSTLEAICEALACQPGDLLAFETEDVA
- a CDS encoding MAPEG family protein, with amino-acid sequence MPSEIRILALGALLLFVHIFVAIRFKTAQYGRNWNVGARDEALPPPSPVTGRAVRAQGNFAETFPIAIVALAGVVLAGRTSNLTAIGGWIWLAARVVYLPLYVAGVPVVRTLVFTISMIGLAIVLYPLLIG